One genomic region from Hyalangium ruber encodes:
- a CDS encoding serine/threonine-protein kinase, translating to MESVHAPGLGPASLPKDTVLGRWRVVARSGRGAYGAVYRAVRLGQEQGPPAALKISMQPREPRFHREVELLSRIRHPGVPALEDSGWWTDEEGHFYPYLVMGWAEGVSLYEWASARRFTSRQVLRLLGQVARALEATHAQGCVHRDVKGDNVLVSPEGRAFLTDFGCGWYPEAKPLTDGTVPPGTPQYRSPQALRFQFQFRRDLEAHYVYPPADDVYALGVTAYRMVTGRYPPRGADPECEMESERPQPPSLLPPRELSTISPGLDALILRMLSEAREERGTAGELARAFEAAAEGSGPEEDAPVGPTPSMAPTVRTSKPGPRPWWARAIARLVPWLAVATVVGGMICVWELASLHARVEFEEELPREVARGETQDAGVDGGVVGLGEGVLTAPVQVSAPVLSRTGVALDIPKEPFKGQRRPPCHPEGEVEIRGGCWVQYGKAEAPCGDAGFEWDGRCYLPIFATPRQPTSDNP from the coding sequence ATGGAATCGGTACACGCACCAGGGCTGGGCCCGGCCTCGCTGCCCAAGGACACTGTGTTGGGACGCTGGCGCGTGGTGGCGCGGAGCGGTCGAGGTGCCTATGGCGCCGTCTACCGCGCTGTCAGGCTGGGACAGGAGCAGGGCCCGCCCGCCGCGCTGAAGATCTCCATGCAGCCGCGGGAGCCCCGCTTCCACCGGGAGGTGGAATTGCTCTCCCGCATCCGTCACCCGGGCGTGCCAGCGCTGGAGGACAGCGGGTGGTGGACGGATGAGGAGGGACACTTCTATCCCTATCTCGTCATGGGGTGGGCGGAGGGCGTATCCCTGTACGAGTGGGCCAGCGCGAGGCGGTTCACCTCTCGCCAGGTGCTGCGCCTGCTGGGGCAGGTGGCGCGGGCGCTGGAGGCCACGCACGCGCAAGGGTGTGTGCATCGGGACGTGAAGGGCGACAACGTGTTGGTGAGCCCCGAGGGTCGCGCCTTCCTCACCGACTTTGGATGCGGGTGGTATCCGGAGGCCAAGCCGCTTACGGATGGCACTGTGCCGCCCGGCACGCCGCAGTACCGTAGCCCTCAAGCGCTGCGCTTCCAGTTCCAGTTCCGACGCGACCTGGAGGCGCACTACGTCTATCCGCCGGCGGATGACGTGTACGCGCTAGGGGTCACGGCCTATCGGATGGTAACGGGGCGGTATCCTCCTCGGGGAGCCGACCCGGAGTGCGAGATGGAGTCCGAGCGTCCGCAGCCGCCTTCGTTGTTGCCTCCGCGCGAGCTGTCCACCATCAGCCCGGGGCTCGACGCGCTCATTCTGCGCATGCTCTCCGAGGCAAGAGAGGAGCGCGGCACGGCGGGCGAGCTGGCCCGGGCTTTTGAGGCGGCGGCGGAGGGCTCTGGGCCCGAGGAGGACGCTCCGGTGGGGCCCACTCCCTCGATGGCACCCACGGTTCGCACTTCCAAGCCTGGGCCGCGCCCGTGGTGGGCGCGTGCCATCGCGCGACTGGTACCCTGGCTCGCGGTGGCCACGGTGGTTGGCGGCATGATCTGTGTTTGGGAGCTGGCTTCCCTCCACGCGCGCGTGGAGTTCGAAGAAGAACTTCCGAGGGAGGTAGCACGAGGGGAGACGCAGGACGCCGGGGTGGACGGAGGCGTCGTCGGGCTGGGGGAAGGCGTGCTCACCGCGCCGGTGCAGGTCTCCGCGCCGGTGCTATCGCGGACCGGTGTGGCGCTGGATATTCCCAAGGAACCCTTCAAGGGACAGCGTCGACCGCCGTGTCATCCCGAAGGTGAAGTGGAGATCCGCGGTGGGTGCTGGGTTCAGTACGGCAAGGCCGAGGCACCTTGCGGCGATGCGGGCTTCGAGTGGGACGGCCGCTGTTACCTGCCCATCTTCGCGACGCCGCGCCAGCCAACCTCCGATAACCCGTGA
- a CDS encoding ExeM/NucH family extracellular endonuclease, with protein MRRRVAVSSALSLVLGLLASGTVSAAQADGSCPDGVTLTDISAIQGAGAASPLAGSLLTTEGVVVGDFQPAELQSGFFLQDEQGDGNPATSEGLFVFVPQGNPLSSIDVRPGDRVRVSGTVKEFRTGSGTLTELDTVTALSVCSSGAALAPTSVALPVSAVTDLEAYEGMLVTFSQALTVTDTFNLGRFGELVLSSGGRIFNPTNGQGGTPEENVLRRILLDDGSTRQNPSSIPFLSEPGVEGTRRVGDSVSGLTGVLTFNFSEYRIHPTVAPVFSNSNPRTAAPAPIAGGVKVASFNVLNYFTTLGARGADTPEEFLRQKAKTVAALKALDADIVGLIELENNGTTAILDLVDALNVAYGQAVYAAVPDPVSGTGSDEIKVAFIYKPGTVSLVGESLSSPDPIFDRFPVAQTFRENSGYGGDFTVVINHFKSKGSCPPSGDVEQGQGCWNLKRIAQAQKLLEFIGELQGSSNDPDVLVIGDLNAHAEEDPVDTLREGGLDHLSLRIPAAQRYSFVFDGQSGELDHALATPSLAAQVRDITVWHINSDEPPVLDYNTEFKTDDRFAPTPFRSSDHDPVIIGLDLE; from the coding sequence ATGAGGCGGCGTGTGGCCGTCAGCTCGGCGCTGTCTCTGGTGCTCGGGCTGCTGGCCTCTGGGACGGTCTCGGCGGCGCAGGCCGACGGCTCCTGCCCGGATGGGGTGACCCTTACGGACATCTCGGCCATCCAGGGCGCGGGGGCCGCCAGCCCGCTGGCTGGGAGCCTGCTCACCACCGAGGGCGTCGTCGTGGGGGACTTCCAGCCTGCGGAACTGCAGAGCGGCTTTTTCCTCCAGGATGAGCAGGGGGACGGCAACCCCGCCACGAGTGAGGGCCTCTTCGTCTTCGTGCCCCAGGGCAACCCCCTGTCGAGCATCGACGTGCGGCCGGGCGATCGGGTCCGCGTGAGCGGCACCGTGAAGGAATTCCGCACAGGCAGCGGCACCCTCACCGAGCTCGACACCGTCACCGCGCTCAGCGTCTGCTCTAGCGGTGCGGCGCTCGCGCCCACCTCGGTGGCGCTGCCCGTGAGTGCCGTGACGGACCTCGAGGCGTACGAGGGCATGCTCGTCACCTTCTCGCAGGCGCTCACGGTTACGGACACGTTCAACCTCGGCCGCTTCGGCGAATTGGTGCTCTCCAGTGGGGGCCGCATCTTCAACCCCACCAACGGACAGGGTGGCACTCCCGAGGAGAATGTCCTGCGGCGCATCCTGCTTGATGACGGCAGCACGCGGCAGAACCCCAGCTCCATTCCGTTCCTGTCCGAGCCTGGCGTGGAGGGCACTCGCCGCGTCGGTGATTCGGTGAGCGGACTCACGGGCGTGCTCACCTTCAACTTCAGCGAGTACCGCATCCATCCCACCGTCGCGCCAGTCTTCTCCAACTCCAACCCGCGCACCGCCGCGCCCGCGCCGATCGCGGGCGGCGTGAAGGTCGCCAGCTTCAACGTGCTCAACTACTTCACGACGCTTGGCGCGCGGGGCGCCGACACGCCCGAGGAGTTCTTGCGCCAGAAGGCGAAGACCGTGGCGGCGCTGAAGGCCCTCGATGCGGACATCGTCGGCCTCATCGAGTTGGAGAACAATGGCACGACAGCGATTCTGGACCTGGTGGATGCGCTCAACGTCGCATATGGGCAGGCCGTCTATGCTGCGGTGCCCGATCCGGTCTCGGGAACCGGGAGCGACGAGATCAAGGTCGCCTTCATCTACAAGCCGGGGACGGTCAGCCTCGTCGGGGAGTCCCTCAGCTCTCCGGATCCCATCTTCGACCGCTTCCCCGTCGCGCAGACCTTCCGGGAGAACAGCGGCTACGGCGGCGACTTCACCGTGGTCATCAACCACTTCAAGTCCAAGGGCTCGTGCCCCCCGAGTGGGGATGTGGAGCAGGGCCAGGGCTGCTGGAACCTCAAGCGCATCGCGCAGGCTCAGAAGCTCCTCGAGTTCATCGGGGAGCTTCAGGGAAGCTCGAATGATCCGGATGTGCTCGTCATCGGCGACCTGAACGCCCACGCCGAGGAGGATCCGGTGGATACCCTGAGGGAGGGCGGGCTGGATCACCTGAGCCTGCGAATCCCGGCCGCACAGCGCTACAGCTTCGTGTTCGATGGGCAATCGGGAGAGCTCGACCACGCGCTGGCCACGCCGAGCCTGGCGGCGCAGGTGCGCGATATCACCGTGTGGCACATCAACTCGGATGAGCCGCCGGTGCTCGATTACAACACCGAGTTCAAGACCGATGATCGCTTCGCTCCCACGCCGTTTCGGTCGAGCGATCACGATCCGGTCATCATCGGGCTCGACCTGGAGTGA
- a CDS encoding class II glutamine amidotransferase, with amino-acid sequence MSVVLAVLSSDPNLLRCELTRLKGQVALQGEPRANAVGVGTYADGEVLLRRLASDAGLTLDSLPPPHESAALIFHEGRLPVGMSLEENTQPFRSRNWLFAHQGTLNEFERLRASLLSELPEHLRWQVKGATDSEVAFAHFLKLLRDKGRTEDPRLEAEVAGALLAETARELERAAAREGAARTSTLNFVATNGHILVATRSGEAPLFYTRLEGTDHCEACGVTPSMPETHPMLIAHRRHRGVVVASHVKRTAGWVELPHGTTLAVSEDLQVRHLSAV; translated from the coding sequence ATGTCCGTTGTCCTGGCGGTGCTCTCATCCGATCCGAACCTGCTGCGGTGCGAGCTGACGCGGCTGAAGGGGCAGGTGGCCCTTCAGGGCGAGCCGCGGGCCAACGCGGTGGGGGTGGGCACCTACGCGGACGGGGAGGTGCTGCTGCGGCGCCTGGCGAGCGACGCGGGGTTGACCTTGGACTCGCTGCCCCCACCGCACGAGTCCGCGGCGCTGATCTTCCATGAGGGGCGGCTGCCGGTGGGCATGTCGCTGGAGGAGAACACGCAGCCCTTCCGGTCGAGGAACTGGCTGTTCGCGCACCAGGGGACCTTGAATGAGTTCGAGCGGCTGCGGGCCTCGCTGCTCTCGGAGCTGCCCGAGCACCTGCGGTGGCAGGTGAAGGGGGCAACGGACAGCGAGGTGGCGTTCGCGCACTTCCTGAAGCTGCTGCGGGACAAGGGGCGTACGGAGGACCCACGCTTGGAGGCGGAGGTGGCCGGAGCGCTCCTGGCGGAGACGGCGAGGGAACTGGAGCGCGCGGCGGCACGGGAGGGGGCGGCGCGGACCTCCACGCTGAACTTCGTGGCGACCAACGGGCACATCCTGGTGGCCACGCGCTCCGGCGAGGCCCCGCTCTTCTATACGCGGCTGGAGGGCACCGATCACTGCGAGGCGTGCGGCGTTACGCCGTCGATGCCGGAGACGCACCCGATGCTGATCGCCCACCGGCGCCACCGTGGGGTGGTGGTGGCCAGCCATGTGAAGCGGACGGCGGGCTGGGTGGAGCTGCCGCACGGCACGACGCTGGCGGTGAGCGAGGACTTGCAGGTGAGGCACCTGTCGGCGGTGTGA
- a CDS encoding Hsp70 family protein: protein MSDEIAIGIDLGTSYSCVAVVQDGQPVVIPNEWGEMTHASCVSFLDDGSVLVGNAAKKNIIAAPEATVYSAKRLIGRYFFSDEVKKAQAVMPYRIVEGDNNSVRIEARGHTYSLPEISALVLKEMKAVAETYMGREVTKAVITVPAYFNDNQRQATKDAGRIAGMEVLRILNEPTAAALAYGFGRDVNQRVVVYDLGGGTFDVSILEIGKDVFEVLSTAGDTYLGGDDFDDRIMTWMAEDFLAKTRLDLRQNKYCLQMLKDSAERAKIDVGQYGTAEILCQGICQDANGNVMDLRMQLNQDQFNRMVMDLVQRTFKVCDEALQSARLTASDIDAVILVGGPTRLPIIRNSVRHYFQKEPMEGVDPDQVVALGASLQAHALLEAGGETFLVDVTPLSLRIGTVGGYTEKVIDKNTPVPIDRSKTFTTSRDGQEKVKIRVYQGESNRADECEMLGEFEFSGFRIGYRGEVKIEVTFEIDTNGMVNVSACDVETGQKTTTTLTLSSGMSEADIQRSIDATRQIQLSGHSADLPSVA, encoded by the coding sequence ATGTCGGACGAGATCGCGATCGGCATCGACCTCGGCACCTCGTATTCATGTGTCGCTGTGGTCCAGGACGGTCAGCCGGTGGTCATCCCCAACGAGTGGGGAGAGATGACCCATGCCTCGTGCGTGTCGTTCCTCGACGACGGCTCGGTGCTGGTGGGCAACGCCGCCAAGAAGAACATCATCGCCGCGCCCGAGGCCACGGTGTACTCGGCCAAGCGGCTCATCGGCCGCTATTTCTTCTCCGACGAGGTGAAGAAGGCCCAGGCGGTGATGCCCTACCGCATCGTCGAGGGCGACAACAACTCGGTGCGCATCGAGGCGCGCGGCCACACCTACTCGCTGCCGGAGATCTCCGCGCTGGTGCTCAAGGAGATGAAGGCGGTGGCCGAGACGTACATGGGCCGCGAGGTGACCAAGGCGGTCATCACCGTGCCCGCGTACTTCAACGACAACCAGCGCCAGGCCACCAAGGACGCCGGCCGCATCGCCGGCATGGAAGTCCTGCGCATCCTCAACGAGCCCACCGCCGCGGCGCTCGCCTACGGCTTCGGGCGCGACGTCAACCAGCGCGTCGTCGTCTATGACCTCGGCGGCGGTACCTTCGATGTCTCCATCCTGGAGATCGGCAAGGACGTGTTCGAGGTGCTCTCCACCGCGGGCGACACGTACCTGGGCGGCGATGACTTCGACGACCGCATCATGACGTGGATGGCCGAGGACTTCCTGGCCAAGACGCGGCTGGATCTGCGCCAGAACAAATACTGCCTGCAGATGCTCAAGGACTCCGCCGAGCGGGCGAAGATCGACGTGGGCCAGTACGGCACCGCGGAGATCCTCTGCCAGGGCATCTGCCAGGACGCCAACGGCAACGTGATGGACCTGCGGATGCAGCTCAACCAGGACCAGTTCAACCGCATGGTGATGGACCTGGTGCAGCGCACCTTCAAGGTGTGCGACGAGGCGCTGCAGAGCGCGCGCCTGACGGCCTCGGACATCGACGCGGTGATTCTGGTGGGTGGCCCCACGCGCCTGCCCATCATCCGCAACTCCGTGCGCCACTACTTCCAGAAGGAGCCCATGGAGGGCGTGGACCCGGACCAGGTGGTGGCCCTCGGGGCCAGCCTGCAGGCGCACGCGCTGCTGGAGGCCGGAGGCGAGACGTTCCTGGTGGACGTCACCCCGCTGTCGCTGCGCATCGGCACGGTGGGCGGCTACACCGAGAAGGTCATCGACAAGAACACGCCGGTGCCCATCGACCGCTCGAAGACGTTCACCACCAGCCGCGACGGCCAGGAGAAGGTGAAGATCCGCGTGTACCAGGGCGAGTCCAACCGCGCCGACGAGTGCGAGATGCTGGGCGAGTTCGAGTTCTCCGGCTTCCGCATCGGCTACCGCGGCGAGGTGAAGATCGAGGTGACGTTCGAGATCGACACCAACGGCATGGTGAACGTGTCCGCGTGCGACGTGGAGACGGGCCAGAAGACGACCACCACCCTCACCCTGTCCTCGGGCATGTCGGAGGCCGACATCCAGCGCTCGATCGACGCCACCCGGCAGATCCAGCTCTCCGGCCACAGCGCCGACCTCCCTTCCGTGGCTTGA